The Flavobacterium jumunjinense genome includes a region encoding these proteins:
- a CDS encoding TlpA disulfide reductase family protein codes for MKKLFLVLSILLIIASCKEKEKVTKKEIFNLTVTAKNFPDSTKVYLYNRDIDKNIDSAYVLNQSFNFSGKVDLPSLCYLEFYDKNKKQIEPYKFFFLENQDISIIGDYSDFINAKVIGSYQTNLYLKYDSISTNSDKANRASKEIDFLFSNANNQMTLNELLYKKKEISKDSLLVFYEKLDSINSNSAKGQELLTYAKTIDIKVGDKFRDIIGKDLNGEKHKLSDHLGKIILLDFWAPGCYPCRLQNKNEFPELVKKYNKEDFIIISYSLDTNEKSWRKSSEDDKINWLNISDLKGMKGENVNKYAVTTIPNSFLIDQNGIVVKSFIGFSDGSNVIEKEIDRLLK; via the coding sequence ATGAAAAAACTATTTTTGGTGTTATCAATCCTCTTAATAATAGCTTCTTGTAAGGAGAAAGAAAAAGTAACAAAAAAAGAAATTTTTAATTTAACAGTTACTGCGAAAAATTTTCCAGACAGTACGAAAGTTTATCTCTATAATAGAGATATTGATAAGAACATAGATTCAGCTTATGTTCTAAACCAGAGTTTTAATTTTTCTGGAAAAGTAGATTTGCCATCGCTTTGTTATTTGGAATTTTATGACAAAAACAAAAAACAGATTGAACCTTATAAGTTTTTCTTTTTAGAAAATCAAGACATCTCAATTATTGGAGATTATTCGGACTTCATTAATGCTAAAGTGATTGGTTCTTATCAAACGAATTTATATTTAAAATACGATTCTATCTCTACAAATAGTGATAAAGCAAACAGAGCTTCTAAAGAAATTGATTTTCTGTTTTCAAATGCCAATAACCAAATGACGCTGAATGAATTATTATACAAGAAAAAAGAAATTTCAAAAGATAGTTTATTAGTGTTTTATGAAAAATTAGATTCTATAAACTCAAATTCAGCGAAAGGACAAGAGTTGCTTACTTATGCAAAAACTATTGACATAAAAGTTGGAGATAAATTTAGAGACATTATTGGAAAAGACTTAAATGGAGAGAAACACAAATTATCTGACCATTTAGGAAAAATTATTTTATTAGACTTTTGGGCACCAGGTTGTTATCCTTGTAGGTTACAAAATAAAAATGAGTTTCCAGAATTAGTTAAAAAATACAATAAAGAAGACTTTATTATTATTAGTTATTCACTTGATACTAATGAAAAATCTTGGCGAAAATCCAGTGAAGACGACAAAATTAATTGGTTGAATATTTCTGATTTAAAAGGAATGAAAGGGGAGAATGTTAACAAATACGCAGTAACTACAATTCCAAATAGTTTTTTAATTGACCAAAATGGAATTGTAGTTAAATCGTTTATTGGATTTTCAGATGGGTCAAATGTAATCGAAAAGGAAATTGACCGACTTCTGAAATAA
- a CDS encoding SRPBCC family protein, with translation MKTNSQKIEQVKVIMIVNSSVKEAFNAAIQSDLSNIFKKYKSLPSIIGTDLTESWIKEGLVRTIFFEDDTQVTETLLKVIPHEFFSYKVENFTSTLRYLTTKIEGDWIFTKKNTNQTQIEWNYNIYPKNVFAKFLIKLTLKKDLHGYLTNALKIVKQNSETKKMNPNQFI, from the coding sequence ATGAAAACAAATTCCCAAAAAATCGAGCAAGTAAAAGTAATAATGATTGTAAATTCATCGGTAAAAGAAGCATTTAATGCAGCTATACAATCAGACTTATCAAATATTTTTAAAAAATATAAAAGCTTACCAAGTATTATTGGAACAGATTTAACTGAAAGTTGGATAAAAGAAGGATTAGTACGGACAATTTTTTTTGAGGATGATACACAAGTTACAGAAACACTTTTAAAAGTTATACCTCACGAGTTTTTCTCTTATAAAGTTGAAAATTTCACATCAACACTTCGATATTTAACAACAAAAATTGAAGGAGATTGGATATTTACAAAGAAAAACACAAATCAAACACAAATTGAATGGAACTACAACATATATCCAAAAAATGTATTTGCTAAGTTTTTGATTAAATTAACTCTTAAAAAAGATTTGCATGGTTATTTAACAAATGCACTAAAAATAGTGAAACAAAATAGTGAAACAAAGAAAATGAACCCTAATCAATTCATATAA
- a CDS encoding Crp/Fnr family transcriptional regulator, whose product MEKLIDYLLQFGNLNQQQIDLIISKVRQVHLPKDKYFSEAGKVAKEIGFVSDGILRICYYNKKGDEITKYFVSENRFVVDLDSYNAKIPASQYIQAVLDCKILTISYNDMQELSLTIINWDDIINKITTKALVDKVNIISPMVSEDASKKYLSFLEKFPQLVNRIPLSHIASYLGITQSSLSRIRKNI is encoded by the coding sequence ATGGAAAAATTAATTGACTATTTATTACAGTTTGGAAATCTTAATCAACAACAAATAGATTTGATTATTTCGAAAGTTAGACAAGTGCATTTACCTAAGGATAAGTACTTTTCTGAAGCAGGAAAGGTAGCAAAAGAAATAGGGTTTGTTAGTGATGGAATATTGCGGATATGCTATTATAATAAAAAAGGTGATGAAATTACTAAATACTTTGTTTCTGAAAATAGATTTGTTGTAGACCTTGATAGTTATAATGCAAAAATTCCTGCTTCGCAATACATACAAGCAGTATTAGATTGTAAAATATTAACCATTTCATATAATGATATGCAAGAATTATCATTAACAATTATCAATTGGGACGATATCATAAACAAAATAACAACCAAAGCTTTGGTAGATAAAGTAAACATAATAAGTCCTATGGTATCAGAAGATGCAAGTAAAAAATACCTGTCATTTCTTGAAAAATTCCCTCAATTAGTAAATAGAATCCCATTATCACATATAGCTTCATATTTAGGAATAACACAATCTTCATTAAGTCGAATACGAAAGAACATCTAA
- a CDS encoding carbohydrate-binding protein, with protein sequence MKTNKKLVLLLLFVFCKITIVKAQNLKLKMMSFNIQQPYGTDWDYRKANAAYIINTTQADVIGTQEAVNYQRDYLQQQTGYAWFGTGRDGGNNGEGSWIFYKGDKYTLDTPNSGNFWMSDTPNVPSRFGGSYNRICTYVHLIEKATGKGFYVFNVHFPTPDLPNERLKSMKLLTQRMANRAIQSDPVFATGDFNSNEDDAVTLWMKNGPDNPIKCRDTYRDVHPTGNVNTGFRTKFDYIYCPNDAKYTSQYSWVINTSVASDHFPIVAEIQYAFQNNPPVPTTHLIPGKVEAEQYASQVGTELENTTDNGLGQNVGYLETDDWMDYKVNVAATSNYNFDLRIASTSANGALNVFIDGQYNQTINIPLTNGWQNWQTITKNINLPSGIHIIRLQVATAGFNLNWFKFVDSNPSGLVIPGKIEAENYSYTFGTQLEDTSDAGAGKNVGFLDANDILEYSVTVANTSNYYFDIRVASLASSGRINVLVDNQIKKVIDLPVTGGWQNWQTHNSTIDLPQGTHKIKLEVVRSGFNLNWFNFTTASTARESLVIEKATSSSFYPNPATDYIHFDKEYDWTIYDITGKKIAVGHSQKADLAALNAGIYIVHFNEEQKKLIIK encoded by the coding sequence ATGAAAACAAACAAAAAACTAGTACTTCTTTTACTATTTGTCTTTTGCAAAATTACTATTGTAAAAGCACAAAATTTGAAACTCAAAATGATGTCTTTTAATATCCAACAGCCATACGGTACCGATTGGGATTACCGAAAGGCAAATGCTGCTTATATCATTAATACCACTCAAGCCGATGTTATTGGCACACAAGAAGCAGTTAACTATCAGCGCGATTATTTACAACAACAAACAGGCTATGCTTGGTTTGGAACGGGGCGTGACGGTGGTAACAATGGGGAAGGTTCTTGGATTTTCTATAAAGGCGATAAGTACACTTTAGACACCCCTAATTCTGGTAATTTTTGGATGTCAGATACACCAAACGTTCCATCGCGATTTGGAGGTTCTTATAACCGAATTTGTACGTATGTCCACTTAATAGAAAAAGCTACAGGTAAAGGGTTCTATGTATTTAATGTACATTTTCCTACTCCTGATTTACCTAATGAGCGACTTAAAAGCATGAAACTACTCACGCAGCGCATGGCTAATAGAGCCATACAATCAGACCCAGTATTTGCTACAGGAGATTTTAATTCAAACGAAGATGATGCTGTTACTTTGTGGATGAAAAACGGACCTGATAATCCTATTAAATGTAGAGATACGTACAGAGATGTTCACCCAACAGGCAATGTAAATACTGGTTTTAGAACTAAATTCGATTATATCTATTGTCCTAATGATGCAAAATATACATCCCAATATTCTTGGGTAATTAACACTTCGGTTGCTTCTGATCATTTTCCTATAGTGGCTGAAATCCAATATGCTTTTCAAAATAATCCACCAGTTCCTACAACGCATCTCATACCCGGTAAAGTTGAAGCAGAACAATACGCTAGCCAAGTGGGAACAGAATTAGAGAACACTACCGACAACGGTTTAGGACAAAATGTAGGCTATTTAGAAACCGACGATTGGATGGACTATAAGGTAAATGTAGCAGCGACATCCAATTATAATTTCGATTTGCGAATCGCTAGTACTTCAGCAAACGGAGCCCTTAATGTCTTTATCGACGGTCAGTACAACCAAACTATCAACATTCCTTTAACAAACGGATGGCAAAACTGGCAAACTATTACAAAAAATATCAACTTACCTTCTGGAATCCATATTATAAGGCTTCAAGTTGCTACAGCTGGGTTCAATTTAAATTGGTTCAAATTTGTTGATTCTAATCCTTCGGGTTTGGTTATTCCAGGAAAGATTGAAGCAGAAAACTATTCGTATACTTTTGGAACCCAACTAGAAGATACTTCAGATGCGGGTGCTGGAAAAAATGTTGGTTTTTTAGATGCAAACGACATTTTAGAGTATAGTGTAACAGTAGCCAATACAAGCAATTATTATTTTGATATAAGAGTAGCAAGTCTTGCTTCTAGTGGACGCATTAATGTTCTAGTAGACAATCAAATTAAAAAAGTAATTGATTTACCTGTTACAGGTGGTTGGCAAAATTGGCAAACCCATAATAGTACGATTGATTTACCGCAAGGAACACACAAAATAAAACTAGAAGTAGTACGCTCTGGATTTAATTTAAACTGGTTTAACTTTACTACCGCTTCTACCGCAAGAGAAAGCTTAGTTATAGAAAAAGCAACTTCAAGTTCTTTTTACCCAAACCCTGCAACAGATTATATTCATTTTGATAAAGAATACGATTGGACAATATATGATATTACGGGTAAAAAAATAGCAGTAGGACATTCACAAAAAGCCGATTTAGCAGCTCTAAATGCAGGCATCTATATCGTGCATTTTAATGAAGAACAAAAAAAGTTAATTATTAAATAA
- a CDS encoding serine hydrolase domain-containing protein: MTKNKTKQIFRIVFIIASLSSLAFVPWILVKAWVLPLPNTVQEQVNEAIDYGFDGMIVYVDKTGQPPAFYTAGWKDRKKKIPTDPNALFKIGSITKLYVAVAVTKLVSNKQLSLDKTLAEYLPELKGRIENADKITLRMMVQHRSGIPNFTDTPGYWEESTKNNKETLALIVDKPADFAPDKKYSYSNTNYLLIGEILDTTLGHSHHQYIKNEILMPLGLNNTYCLQSEVNLDDVMSGYYVDYEEDMKYNNFTSPAGSMIATAKDVGTFIRALNDGSLFKNGEQEIYSSIYVYEHGGLLPGYQSFAKYHKETDMVIVQFMNTTNFDGYNWNLSEIIYNRIVKIESKKRK, encoded by the coding sequence ATGACAAAAAACAAAACAAAGCAAATATTCAGAATAGTATTTATTATTGCAAGCCTATCCTCTTTGGCGTTCGTACCATGGATTTTGGTAAAAGCTTGGGTTTTACCACTACCAAACACAGTACAAGAGCAAGTAAATGAAGCTATTGATTACGGATTCGACGGAATGATTGTTTATGTAGATAAAACAGGTCAACCACCAGCGTTTTATACAGCAGGTTGGAAAGATAGAAAAAAGAAAATTCCAACCGATCCGAATGCGCTATTCAAAATTGGCAGTATCACCAAATTATATGTTGCTGTGGCAGTCACTAAATTGGTTAGTAACAAACAACTGTCTTTAGATAAAACCCTCGCAGAATACCTACCAGAACTTAAAGGAAGAATTGAAAACGCAGATAAAATTACTTTGAGAATGATGGTACAACACAGAAGTGGAATTCCCAACTTTACCGACACTCCTGGTTATTGGGAAGAATCGACCAAAAACAATAAAGAAACACTCGCTTTAATAGTAGACAAACCAGCCGATTTTGCACCAGATAAAAAATATAGTTATTCAAATACAAATTATTTATTGATAGGAGAAATTCTCGATACAACTTTAGGACATAGCCATCATCAATATATTAAGAATGAAATTCTAATGCCACTTGGGCTAAACAATACATATTGTTTGCAAAGCGAAGTAAATTTAGACGACGTTATGAGTGGTTACTACGTAGATTATGAGGAAGATATGAAATATAATAATTTTACAAGTCCAGCAGGATCCATGATAGCGACCGCAAAAGATGTGGGAACATTCATAAGAGCTTTAAATGATGGATCCTTGTTTAAAAATGGTGAACAAGAAATCTATTCTTCTATTTACGTCTACGAACATGGCGGACTGCTTCCAGGTTATCAGAGCTTCGCGAAATACCACAAAGAAACCGATATGGTTATTGTACAATTCATGAATACAACTAATTTTGATGGATACAATTGGAATTTGTCGGAAATCATATACAATCGTATTGTCAAAATAGAGAGCAAGAAAAGAAAGTAA
- a CDS encoding XAC2610-related protein, producing the protein MNKYLISMLILVSISIFGQTKYEIKGFSEKYIGVLTIDKGFEEEVFKKGEISILKKDNKESIIKINSEEFTFDLDTNGNIQTNVLELPYGEQSIIIYQDFNFDGLKDLAIMDGQYSCYHGPSFQIYLESDTGLKHSAEFTRLAQEYCGMFQIDYKTKTINTMTKSGCCWHQFSTFEVKGNKPIAMRIVENGINSNGITEDYVEKNRVGNKMVEEKHSYLTHDADIIEVYSLTFKNEKQMVVYRAFSFEDYLFYIFIDKNSKIELMYTDEFVYNKKVETLTFTNKDITYQINKNGIIVNTAKKKINMKAVSVGENTTLSSLSNLTLKNLTIE; encoded by the coding sequence ATGAATAAATATTTAATAAGTATGCTAATATTAGTTTCAATAAGTATATTTGGTCAAACAAAATATGAGATTAAAGGCTTTTCAGAGAAGTACATAGGAGTTTTAACTATTGATAAAGGATTTGAAGAAGAAGTTTTCAAAAAAGGAGAAATTTCAATTTTAAAAAAAGACAACAAAGAAAGCATCATAAAGATAAATTCAGAAGAGTTCACATTTGATTTAGATACTAACGGAAACATACAAACCAATGTGTTAGAATTGCCCTATGGAGAACAAAGCATAATCATTTATCAAGACTTCAATTTTGACGGTTTAAAAGATTTGGCCATTATGGACGGTCAATATAGTTGTTATCATGGTCCTTCTTTTCAGATCTATCTAGAAAGTGATACGGGTTTAAAACATAGTGCCGAATTTACCCGATTAGCTCAAGAATATTGCGGAATGTTTCAAATTGATTACAAAACAAAAACAATTAACACAATGACCAAAAGTGGTTGTTGTTGGCATCAGTTCTCAACCTTCGAAGTAAAAGGAAATAAACCAATTGCAATGAGAATTGTAGAAAATGGAATTAATTCGAATGGAATTACAGAAGACTATGTTGAAAAAAATAGAGTTGGAAACAAAATGGTCGAAGAAAAACACAGCTATTTAACTCACGATGCAGATATTATTGAAGTTTACTCCTTAACATTTAAGAACGAAAAACAAATGGTAGTGTATCGCGCATTTTCGTTTGAAGATTATTTGTTCTATATTTTTATAGACAAAAACAGTAAAATTGAATTGATGTATACCGACGAGTTTGTATACAATAAAAAGGTAGAAACTTTAACCTTTACAAATAAAGATATAACCTATCAAATAAACAAAAATGGAATTATAGTAAACACAGCCAAAAAGAAAATAAATATGAAAGCAGTTAGTGTAGGAGAAAACACTACTCTATCAAGTTTATCTAATTTGACTTTAAAAAACCTCACAATAGAATAA
- a CDS encoding HD domain-containing protein: MHTDNLLKQIDFIKEIDKLKYIQRKTKLFNSDRHENDAEHSWHLAMMAIILAEHSDKQIDILKVLKMVLIHDIVEIDAGDTFIYDTSKNHVNTEEERIAAKRIFGLLPVEQAKEFIAIWEEFEEGSTDEAKFAKTMDRFEPLLQNVSNNGGTWTEFDVPYEKVYDKKKAIKEGSELIWNYAENLINESVDKGVLKKELTNYKRNE; the protein is encoded by the coding sequence ATGCATACAGACAATTTGTTAAAACAAATCGATTTTATAAAAGAGATTGATAAGTTAAAATACATTCAGCGAAAAACTAAACTGTTTAATAGCGACAGGCATGAAAATGATGCTGAGCATAGTTGGCATTTGGCAATGATGGCAATCATATTAGCAGAACATTCAGACAAACAGATTGATATTCTAAAGGTTCTAAAAATGGTTTTAATTCATGACATTGTAGAAATTGATGCAGGAGATACATTTATTTATGACACTTCAAAAAATCACGTAAATACAGAAGAAGAACGCATTGCTGCTAAACGAATTTTTGGACTCTTGCCAGTAGAACAAGCTAAAGAATTTATTGCAATTTGGGAAGAGTTTGAAGAAGGTAGTACAGATGAAGCCAAGTTTGCAAAAACAATGGACAGATTTGAGCCATTATTACAAAACGTTTCAAATAATGGTGGAACTTGGACAGAATTTGATGTACCATATGAAAAAGTGTACGATAAGAAAAAGGCAATTAAAGAAGGTTCAGAGTTAATTTGGAATTATGCAGAGAATTTAATTAACGAAAGTGTTGATAAAGGAGTTTTAAAAAAAGAATTGACAAACTATAAAAGAAATGAATAA
- a CDS encoding FAD-dependent oxidoreductase, which yields MIKNLVSSWTICQECQGQGKKKRRIRKKVRLQYQIALDQFEKTNGEGVAPIPPKSQPYTCPNCSGSGLLPAILHPIADKENYPHVAIIGGGIGGVALAVACLHRGIPFTLYERDTSFDARSQGYGLTLQQASKAIEGFGLFSLEEGVISTRHLVHTTEGKVIGEWGMRKWMQSETQTTPKRTNVHIARQSLRLALLEQLGGHDAVHWGYQLIDFKTNDDKSVALNFQVNGEIKQCKADLVVGADGIRSSVRKLLIGEDITPLRYLGCIVILGICPLDALEGLNNALLDSATVFQTANGNERIYMMPYTSDSIMWQLSFPMPEEEAKTLSNRGTQALKEEACCRTQWHEPIPQILKATLEAQISGYPVYDRELLRPELLEKGEQVTLIGDAAHPMSPFKGQGANQALLDALALARGISKGCKPLSEWRELGIRKSMLTDFESEMLERSATKVKESAAAATFLHSEIVLHEGNEPRGRCINKKDK from the coding sequence ATGATAAAAAATCTAGTTTCAAGCTGGACTATTTGTCAGGAGTGTCAAGGACAAGGAAAAAAAAAGCGGAGAATTCGTAAAAAAGTCCGACTCCAGTATCAAATTGCACTCGATCAATTTGAAAAAACAAATGGAGAAGGAGTAGCTCCAATCCCTCCAAAAAGTCAACCCTATACATGTCCAAACTGTTCAGGATCTGGATTACTTCCTGCTATACTACATCCTATAGCAGATAAAGAAAACTATCCACATGTAGCAATTATTGGAGGAGGAATTGGAGGAGTGGCTCTTGCTGTGGCTTGTTTGCACCGTGGAATTCCTTTCACACTTTATGAGCGCGATACTAGTTTCGATGCACGATCTCAAGGTTATGGACTCACTTTACAACAAGCGAGTAAAGCTATAGAAGGTTTCGGACTTTTTTCATTAGAAGAAGGAGTAATTTCAACACGCCATTTAGTTCATACTACAGAGGGGAAAGTAATTGGCGAATGGGGAATGCGAAAGTGGATGCAGTCAGAAACACAAACAACTCCAAAACGCACAAATGTGCATATCGCAAGACAATCATTACGATTAGCACTCTTAGAACAACTTGGAGGACATGATGCGGTACATTGGGGATATCAGTTAATCGATTTTAAAACAAATGACGATAAGAGTGTTGCTCTCAATTTCCAAGTAAACGGAGAAATAAAACAATGTAAAGCCGATCTTGTGGTTGGTGCAGACGGAATTCGTAGTTCGGTGCGCAAGTTGTTGATTGGAGAAGATATTACTCCTTTACGTTACTTAGGTTGTATCGTAATATTAGGAATTTGTCCATTAGATGCTCTTGAAGGACTGAATAATGCTTTGCTCGATTCGGCTACAGTTTTTCAAACAGCTAATGGTAATGAGCGAATCTACATGATGCCTTATACTTCCGATTCGATAATGTGGCAACTAAGCTTCCCAATGCCAGAAGAGGAAGCAAAAACATTAAGTAATCGAGGAACGCAAGCCCTTAAAGAAGAAGCCTGTTGTAGAACCCAATGGCATGAACCGATTCCTCAAATTTTGAAAGCAACCCTAGAAGCTCAAATTTCTGGATATCCTGTGTATGATCGTGAGTTACTCAGACCAGAATTGTTAGAAAAAGGAGAACAAGTAACATTAATTGGAGATGCCGCGCACCCAATGAGCCCCTTTAAAGGACAAGGTGCGAATCAAGCATTGTTAGATGCATTAGCATTGGCTCGTGGAATCTCAAAAGGATGTAAACCTTTATCAGAATGGAGAGAACTAGGAATACGAAAAAGTATGCTAACAGACTTTGAATCAGAAATGTTAGAACGCAGTGCTACCAAAGTTAAAGAATCAGCAGCAGCAGCAACATTTCTGCATTCCGAAATTGTACTCCATGAAGGAAATGAACCACGAGGACGTTGTATAAATAAAAAAGACAAATAA
- a CDS encoding GNAT family N-acetyltransferase yields the protein MQHSYKFRKAKLSEIPLIWTILQQAIQRRKEDGSNQWQDGYPNPEIIQNDIEKEQGYVLVHSETIVGYSAILINDEPEYEKIVGKWLTNNDFVVFHRVAISQDYLGKGLAKIMMTSIETLALENNIYSIKADTNFDNDAMMHLFEKQGYVYCGEVYFRGSPRKAYEKVLKKN from the coding sequence ATGCAACACTCATATAAATTTAGAAAAGCCAAACTTTCAGAAATTCCTTTAATTTGGACAATACTACAACAAGCCATTCAAAGAAGAAAAGAAGACGGAAGTAATCAATGGCAAGATGGTTATCCTAATCCAGAAATCATACAAAATGATATTGAAAAAGAACAAGGCTATGTTTTAGTGCATAGCGAAACTATTGTGGGCTATTCTGCTATTCTAATAAACGACGAACCTGAATATGAAAAAATAGTAGGGAAGTGGCTCACAAACAATGATTTTGTCGTGTTTCATCGTGTAGCCATTTCACAAGATTATTTAGGAAAGGGTTTGGCTAAAATAATGATGACAAGCATAGAAACGTTGGCGCTAGAAAACAATATCTACAGTATAAAAGCCGATACTAATTTCGATAACGATGCAATGATGCATCTCTTCGAAAAACAAGGTTATGTTTATTGTGGTGAAGTATATTTTAGAGGAAGCCCTAGAAAAGCCTATGAAAAAGTGTTGAAGAAAAACTAA
- a CDS encoding YARHG domain-containing protein: protein MIKTLTIYMLLLSTIVFSQTIENCSTCSTQLLKESQLKGKSVEELALLRNEISARKGYVFSTSKYARYFENQDWYKPVQSNATIVLTAIENENSSLIKKLEEKELEKRNKALKDLAELKKAFNDKNNGVIAKYLHEIIKEEYFESLESDLKVCLDHIDLKNINWNKNSGLYKVTIDNGDNVSKYELLFKYDELILTSGMYSHSEIFGDFDDGYSDFMSENEYQIWFVFKITENGIVFDRFNGAG from the coding sequence ATGATAAAAACACTCACTATTTATATGCTATTGCTAAGTACAATAGTATTTTCGCAAACAATAGAAAACTGTAGCACATGTAGCACACAACTACTAAAAGAAAGTCAACTAAAAGGCAAAAGTGTAGAAGAATTGGCATTGCTACGTAATGAAATATCAGCTAGAAAAGGCTATGTGTTTTCAACGTCTAAGTATGCACGCTATTTTGAAAATCAAGATTGGTATAAGCCAGTCCAATCCAATGCAACTATAGTATTAACAGCAATAGAGAATGAGAATAGTAGTTTAATAAAAAAGCTTGAAGAAAAAGAATTAGAAAAGCGAAATAAAGCCCTAAAAGATTTAGCCGAATTAAAGAAAGCGTTTAATGATAAAAACAACGGAGTTATTGCTAAATATTTACACGAAATTATAAAAGAAGAATATTTTGAAAGCCTTGAATCCGATTTAAAAGTATGTTTAGACCATATCGATTTAAAAAATATAAATTGGAATAAAAACAGCGGATTATATAAAGTAACAATCGATAACGGAGATAATGTTTCTAAATATGAGCTGCTTTTTAAATACGATGAATTAATCTTAACTTCAGGAATGTATAGTCATTCAGAAATTTTCGGGGATTTTGATGATGGCTATTCCGATTTCATGTCAGAAAATGAATATCAAATTTGGTTTGTTTTCAAAATAACCGAAAACGGAATTGTTTTCGATCGTTTTAATGGAGCAGGTTAA
- a CDS encoding DUF6000 family protein — translation MDKKTEERLKLHSAGATVINHSPFDELVSHVNSKELEDDFIKKWAVPFYMTIDRYYDLSWVEEIKKIKKEITPEITLQLLGDFNWRTRLVGAYFSAVKGFDEQIDIIGTHFLKSEECCVGHIYALVLAFFNNEKSIRYLEDYLNYYLEKPELPFDQYDALEALFYLDKVNGTTNFKKHLLAWEKFQNEGIELSMKQAKFSLQYIEGESNKEKFLKEFSEMKVDLNIDSTLFEEKIRILKELNEFEP, via the coding sequence ATGGATAAAAAAACGGAAGAAAGATTAAAACTTCACTCTGCTGGAGCAACAGTAATAAATCATTCACCCTTTGATGAATTGGTTTCACATGTTAATTCGAAAGAATTAGAAGACGATTTTATAAAAAAATGGGCAGTTCCTTTTTATATGACTATAGATAGATATTATGATCTTTCATGGGTTGAAGAAATAAAAAAAATAAAGAAAGAGATTACTCCTGAAATTACTTTACAACTATTAGGTGACTTTAATTGGAGAACAAGATTAGTAGGAGCCTATTTTTCTGCTGTAAAAGGATTTGACGAGCAAATTGATATTATAGGAACTCATTTTTTGAAGAGTGAAGAGTGTTGTGTGGGACATATTTATGCTCTTGTTTTAGCTTTCTTTAATAATGAAAAATCAATTCGATATTTAGAAGATTATTTAAATTATTATTTAGAAAAACCAGAGCTACCTTTTGATCAATATGATGCTTTAGAAGCTTTGTTTTATTTGGACAAAGTAAACGGTACAACGAATTTTAAAAAACATTTGTTGGCTTGGGAGAAGTTTCAAAATGAAGGTATTGAATTATCAATGAAACAAGCAAAATTTAGTTTGCAATATATTGAAGGAGAATCTAATAAAGAAAAGTTTTTGAAAGAGTTTTCAGAAATGAAAGTCGATTTGAATATTGATAGTACCTTGTTTGAAGAAAAAATAAGAATACTTAAAGAATTGAATGAATTTGAGCCTTAA